Below is a genomic region from Angustibacter sp. Root456.
ACCGGCGCGGGCAACCTGCGGCACATGACCACCACGCTGGCCCGCGAGGTCGAGCGCGCCAGCCGGTTCGATCGCCCGCTGTCGGTGCTGCTGCTCGACCTTGACCACTTCAAGAACGTCAACGACACCTACGGCCACACGGTCGGCGACGCGGTGCTGCGCGAGCTCGCCCGGCGGCTGGCCAGCTGCGTGCGCGAGGTCGACACCGTGGCGCGATACGGCGGTGAGGAGTTCGTCGTCGTCACGCCCGAGACCGACACCGAGGGCGCGGAGCGGCTGGCGGCCCGGATCTGCGAGGCGGTGCGTGAGGAGCCGGTGATCGTCGGCGACGACGTCGTCAACGTCACCGTGTCGGTGGGCATCGCCTCGCTGCCCATGCACGGCACGGCGAGCGGCGACCTCGTGCGCGCGGCCGACGAGGGCCTGTACGCCGCCAAGCGCGGCGGGCGCAACCAGTACCGCATCGCGCCCGGGCACGCCGTCAGCGAGACCGTCCCCGACGCCTGACCCCCGCCCCGCCCCCGCCCCCCGCCCCGTTGATCACGTTGAGTGGGTGACACTCCGCTTGTCGAGGGGTGCAACCCTCGGCAAGCGGAGTGTCACCCACATAACGTGATCAACATCGGGGAGGCGGGCTGCGCAGGCGCGAGGTCGGTCGGCGCCGATAACCTGCGGCCATGACCGAGACGACTGACGCGAGCGCGGCGCAGAGCAGCCCCCACCAGCCAGGCCACCCGAGGCTCACGAAGGCGGTCATCCCCGTCGCCGGGCTCGGCACGCGCTTCCTGCCGGCCACCAAGGCGATCCCCAAGGAGATGCTGCCGGTCGTCGACAAGCCCGCGATCCAGTACGTCGTCGAGGAGGCCGTGGGTGCCGGGCTGAACGACGTCCTCATGGTGACCGGCCGCAACAAGGGCGCGCTGGAGGACCACTTCGACCGCCAGTGGGAGCTCGAGCAGGCCCTGGAGGCCAAGGGCGACCGCAACCGGCTCGAGCGCGTGCAGGCCGCCACGGTGCTCGCCGACGTCCACTACATCCGGCAGGGCGACCCCAAGGGCCTCGGCCACGCCGTCCTCTGCGCCGCGCAGCACGTCGGCGACCAGCCCTTCGCGGTGCTGCTCGGTGACGACCTCATCGACCCGCGCGACCCCCTGCTCACCACGATGCTGCAGGTGCAGGCCGAGCGCGGTGGCAGCGTCATCGCGCTGCTCGAGGTGCCGCGCGACCAGGTGAACCTCTACGGGTGCGCCGCCATCGAGGGCGACGCGGACGCCGACGGTGCCGTCGTCAAGGTCACTGACCTGGTCGAGAAGCCGGCTCCTGAGGAGGCGCCGAGCAACCTGGCCCTCATCGGGCGCTACGTGCTGCACCCGGCGGTCTTCGACGTCCTGAGGCGCACCAAGCCGGGCCGCGGCAACGAGATCCAGGTCACCGACGCGCTGCACGAGCTCGCGGGCATGCCCGCCGACGAGGGCGGCGGGGTGTGGGGCGTGGTGTTCCGGGGCCGCCGCTACGACACCGGTGACCGGCTCAGCTACCTGAAGGCCGTCGTCCAGCTCGGCGAGGAGCACGAGGAGTTCGGCGCGGAGTTCGCGCGCTGGCTGAGGTCGCGCTGATGATCAGCGTCGACGACCACCTGCAGCGCTGCCTGGCCGGCGTGCGCCCGCTGGAGCCGATCGAGCTGGGCCTGCTCGAGGCACAGGACTGCGTGCTCGCCGAGGACGTCGTCAGTCCGCTCGACCTGCCCGGCTTCGACAACTCCGCGATGGACGGCTACGCGGTGCGCGTCGACGACGTCGCCGCGGCGTCCGACGACAGCCCGGTGACGCTGCCGGTCGTGGCGGACATCCCCGCGGGTTCCATCGACCACCTGCGGCTGGCCGACGGGCAGGCGATGCGCATCATGACCGGCGCGCCCGTGCCTGCAGGCGCCGAGGCGGTCGTGCCGGTCGAGGCCAGCGACGGGGGCGTGCGAGCGGTCGAGCTGCGAGCCGGAGCCTCGAGCGGCCAGCACGTGCGGCGCGTGGGCACCGACGTGCGCACCGGCGACGTCGTCCTGCGGGCGGGAGTGTCGCTCGGCCCGGCCCAGCTGGCGCTGCTCGCGGCCGTCGGCCGGGCGCGGGTGCGGGTGCACGCCCGCCCGCGCGTGGTGGTCCTGTCGACCGGCAGCGAGCTCGTCGAACCCGGCACGACGCCCGGCTTCGGCCAGGTCGTCGACAGCAACGGCGTGATGCTGACGGCGGCGGCGATCGACGCCGGAGCCCGGCCCTACCGCGTGGGACTCGTGCGCGACGAGCCGGGCACGTTCCTGCAGACCCTCACCGACCAGCTGGTGCGCGCTGACGTCGTCGTCACGACGGGCGGCGTGAGCGCCGGCGCCTACGACACCGTCAAGGAGGTGCTGCGCGGCCTGGGCACGGTGTGGTTCGGCAAGGTGGCCATGCAGCCGGGCATGCCGCAGGGCTTCGGCACGGTGGGGCCCGACGAGACGCCGATCTTCACCTTGCCCGGCAACCCCGTGAGCGCCTACGTGTCGTTCGAGATGTTCGTGCGTCCGGCGATCCGCAAGATGGCCGGGCACCGCAGCCTGTTCCGGCGCAGCGAGACCGCAGTGGCCCTGGAGTCGTGGTCGGCGCCGCGGGGCAAGCTGCAGCTGGCCCGGGTCGAGCTCGGGACGTCGGACGACGGACGCCGGGTGGCCCGGCTGGCGGGCGGTCAGGGCTCCTACGTGCTCGGTGGGCTCGCTCGCGCCGGCGCGCTGGCCGTGGTGCCCGAGGACGTCACGCGCGTCGAGGAGGGCGACGAGGTGCAGTGCCTGGTGCTCGACCGGAGGGCCCGATGAGCGAACCGCCGAGCCGCGAGTCAGGCGAGGCCCCGCGCCTGACGCACGTCGACGAGCGGGGCGTCGCGCGCATGGTCGACGTGTCGGGCAAGGCGGTGACGGCGCGCGAGGCGTCGGCCCGCGGCCGCGTGCTGCTGTCGGCCGACGCCGTGGCGGCGCTGCGCGACGGCACCGTGCCCAAGGGGGACGCCCTGGCCGTGGCCCGCATCGCCGGGCTGCAGGCCGCGAAGCTCACCCCCACGCTCGTGCCGCTCGCGCACCCGATCGCCGTCCACGGCGTCGTGGTCGAGCTCGACGTGGCCGACGACGGCGTCGACATCGCGGCCACCGTGCGCACCGCCGACCGCACGGGCATCGAGATGGAGGCGCTCACCTGCGTCACCGTCGCCGCCCTCGCACTGGTCGACATGGTGAAGGCCGTCGACAAGCACGCGCGCATCACCGATGTCCGCGTGACCGCCAAGTCCGGTGGGCGGTCGGGCGACTGGCGCGAGGAGGCCGACGCCGGCGAGGGGGCCTGGTGAAGGCTGTCGTCATCACGGCGTCGAACCGCGCCGCTGCGGGGGTGTACGCCGACCGTGGCGGCCCGATCCTCGTCGAAGGCCTGCGAGAGCTGGGTTTCGACGTCGGTGACCCCGTGGTCGTGCCGGACGGCGACCCGGTGGAGCAGGCGCTGCGCGCCGCCGTCGCGGACGACGTCGAGGTGGTGCTCACCACCGGCGGTACCGGCCTGACACCGGGTGACCTGACGCCCGAGGTGACCCGCCGCGTGCTCGATCGCGAGGCACCGGGGATCGCCGAGGCGATCCGCGCGTACGGCGTGGCCGGCGGCGTGCCCACGGCGATGCTGTCGCGCGGTGTGGCCGGGTTCGCCGGCCGCACGCTCTTGGTCAACCTGCCCGGCTCGTCCGGCGGGTGCCGCGACGGACTGGCGGTGCTGCGGCCGGTGCTCGTGCACGCGGTGGAGCAGGTGCGCGGCGGCGACCACTGATGAGCTGGCCGGTGACGCTGTCGCACGGGCCGGTGGGGCTGCGGCCGCTGCGTCAGCGCGACCTCGGTCGCTGGCGCGAGCTGCGCGTGGCCAACCGGCAGTGGCTCGAGCCCTGGGAGGCCACGCCCCCGGACCCGACGGTGCCCGCGCTGTCGTTCCGGCGCATGGTGCGCCAGCTCTCGCAAGAGGCGCGCGCCGGCCGGGCGCTGCCGTTCGCCATCACCTACCAGGGCGAGATGGTGGGCCAGCTCTCGGTGGCCGGCGTCGCCTGGGGGTCGCTGTGCTCCGGCCACATCGGGTACTGGGTGTCGCGGCACGTCGCCGGCCGCGGCATCGCGCCGACGGCGGTGGCGCTCGCCACCGACTACTGCCTGCTGACCATGGGGTTGCACCGGATCGAGATCAACATCCGCCCCGAGAACGCCGCGAGCCTGCGCGTCGTGGCCAAGCTGGGGCTGCGCGACGAGGGCCTGCGCCGGCAGTACCTGCACATCGACGGGGCCTGGCGCGACCACCGCAGCTTCGCCGTCACGCGCGAGGAGCTGGAATCGGGCGGTCTCCTGGCTCGGCTGGCGGACCAGCCCGCCAGCGGCTGATCACCGACTTTCACAACAACCACACGAGTATCGCTGCGACACACCGGCCGACGTCCGTGAATGCTTGTCGCCACGCGCCTACCGTCTGTGACCGTGGACCCGAGCAGCCTGATCTTCGTCGTCATCGTGGCGATCTGGGCCGCCTACCTGCTCGGCCACTGGGTCCGCCGCCGAGACCAGGTCGCCACGGTGCGCTCGGTCGACCGGTTCTCCGAGGCCATGCGGGTGCTCGAGCGGCGTCCGGCTGTCCGGTCGGTGCCGCTGTCACGTCCGAACCCGCGCTCCTACGTCGTGGCGCCGGCGCGACCCGCCGCCCCGCAGGTGTCGGTGAAGCGGGCCCCCGTCGTCGCCGCACGGCCAGCTGCCGCGCCAGCGGCCCGCTCGCTCGACGCGCCGCTCGCTGGCCGGGCCGGCCGGACCCCGCGCCGCGGCAACGTCGTGCGCGCCGCCCTGCTGCTCGCCCTGCTGGTGCTCGCGCCGGTGACGTGGCTGCTCGCCCTGCTCACCCAGGCCGTCGCCTGGTGGATGGGCGCACTGGTGACCCTGGCGCTCGCAGGTGTCGTCGCCGAGCTGCGCCAGCGGGCTCGCCGGGCGCGTGACCTGGCGCGCCGTCGCCAGCGCATCGAGCGACGCAGCCAGTCGCAGGCTCGGCGCCAGACGCGCCGCCAGGTCGTCGGCGACGTCGTCGCGGCCCACCGCGAGCGCGGCGTGGCCGCACCTCGCCAGCCCGACGCGGCCGAGTCGCAGCCGGCCGAGGTCACGCCCGACCAGCCGGCGGACGACGGCTGGCAGCCGGTGCCGGTGCCGCCGCCGACGTACACGCTGAAGCCCAAGGCGCCGGCGCGCACCCGCCCTGTCGTGCCGGCCCAAACACGGACCGCGGCCGACGAGCCCGCCGCCACGGCCCCGGCGCCGGCCGCTCCGGTGGCGCCGCCCGCGCCGTCGGTTCCGGCGTTCGACCTCGACGAGATCCTCGAGCGCCGGATCGCCTCGGGCAGCTGAGCCCGCGTCCGTCAGGCGACGTACAGCTTGCGCAGGCGCTCGGTGATCTCCCACCGGGTGCGCTCACCGGCGTGCAGCCGCACCAGCGCTCCGGGACGCAGCTGCACGCTGCTGCCGTCGTCGAACGTCACGGTGCCCGCGCCCGAGAGCACGACGAACAGCTCGTCAACCTCGATGTCGGTGTCGACGCCCGGGCCGGCCTCCCACAGCCCGACGCTGACGCCCGCGTGCGTGGCGAGCTCGCGGTCGGCGCAGGCCAGGGCGTCCGTGGCGGGCGCTCCCAGGTCGAGGTGGGGGACGTCGGCGCAGACGACGCGCGGCAGGTCGGGCACGGGCGCTCCAAGGGGTGCGGCGGGAGGGCCAAGCCACGAGCATCGCGCACCGCACGGCACGGGGTGGCCGGTCCCGAGCACTCGCCGCGGACTGCTAACCTTGTCGTCGTTCCAGGGGCTGTGGCGCAGCTGGTAGCGCACCTCGTTCGCAACGAGGGGGTCAGGGGTTCGAGTCCCCTCAGCTCCACCCAAGATCGAGTTCTGCCGCCCGACGCCGCCGGCGCTGACCCGCACTACAGTTCCGCGATGCAGATGAAGCTCGAGGTCGTCCCGCTGCCCGTCTCGGACGTCGAGCGCAGCCTCGCGTTCTACCGCGACGCCGTCGGGTTCCACCTCGACCACGACGTCTCGCCGGGCAACGGAATGCGGGTGATCCAGCTGACGCCGCCCGGCTCGGCGTGCTCGGTGGTGTTCGGTGTCGGCATCGACGACGGCTCGGTGCCGCCCGGTTCCGTGCGCAACCTGCACCTGGTCGTCGACGACGTCGAGGCGGCCCGCGCGCCGCTCGCCGAGCGAGGGGTCGACGTCAGCGACGTCGTCGACCTCGGTGGCGTGAAGTACGCGTTCTTCGCCGACCCGGACGGCAACTCCTGGGCGCTGCAGGAGATCAGCGCGAGCGCTCAGCGTCCCTGACCGGCCGGCTGAGGCCGAGGGGTCCTTCAGCCCTGGCCCGGCGGGGTCGACGTCACTGACGCTGGGCTCAGGAGGTGTCGTGATGACGAGCTCGTACGCCCCACCGACCGACGCGCGTCCTGGCCTGCGCGTGCTGGTGCAAGCCCTGTCCGCTGCCGTGGCCGCGGCCTACCTGGTGCTGTTCTTCCTCGTCCGCACGGCGGAGCGCGGCGAGCCCGAGAACACCTTCGGCGCGTACCTGTTCCTGTTCCTCGCCTACGCGGCCTGCGCTGTCGCGCTCAGAATCTGGTGGGGGCCGGTCGTCGCGCTGCTCGGCGCGGCGCTGCAGCTGGCGGTGCTCGCGCTGTTCGTCGTCTTCGGCGTGGGACTGCTCGGCCCCGGCGTCTTCGCCTACGACGCGGTGCGGCACCTGCACATGCCGGTGTGGGCGGTGTTCATCACGGCGGCCCAGGTCGTCCTGCTCACGGTTCTGGTGCGGCTCGCCGTTGTCGGACGCCGTCACTAGTCTGCGCGGCATGGCTGACGACGTCGCGTTGCTGGAGTCCGTGCTCACCAAGACCGAGGCGCTGATCAGCGAGGTCGGGCCCGAGCAGCAGCTGCTGCGCACTCCCTGCCCCGACCTCGACGTCCGTCACCTCGTCGACCACCTGGTGGGGTGGGCGCGCGAATGCGCCCGCCGGGTCACCGGGCAGGAGTCGAGCGAGGACCCCAACGCCTACCGCAGCGACGACCCAGCGCGCGAGTTCGAGCAGGCGGCGGCCCGGCTGGTTAGCGGCCTGCGTGAGACCGACCAGCCCGCCATGCCCCCGGGCATGCTGCTGATGGAGTTCATCACCCACGGGTGGGACCTCGCCACCGCCACCGGCGAGCCGGTCACCTACTCCGACGCCGAGGCCGACACCGCCTTGGCCACGGGGCGCACGATGCTGAGACCGGACTACCGCGGCGACTCCTTCGGGCCCGAGGTCGACCCGCCGGACGACGCCACCGCCGTCGAGCGACTGGTGGCCTTCCTCGGCCGCGACCCCGGGTGGCACGCCACCAGCGACTGAGCGTGTCACATCCGGCGCGGCTGTCCGGTCGAGGTCACATGACCACCTACCAGCCCGGTGTCGACCTCGACGCCATCGCCGTCGAAGCCTGCGTCGAGCTCGACGCCGCCCACCTGGCCGAGCGCCAGGAGGAATCGCCCGACGACGGTGCCGCCGCACTCAACGCCGCCCTGCAGACCAGTGAGCTCGGCTACTACGAGGCCGAGCTCACCAGCCTGCGCGGCGCCGCGCTACTCGTGAGCGACGCCGAACGCGACGGGCGCTGACCGCGGCGCACTGTCGTCCGGTGCGCTGTCGTCCGGTGCGCTGTCGTCCGGTGCACTGTCATCCGGCGCGTCCCGGGTGCCACGATGGGCGCCGCCACCCCTCCACCGTCGGGACGACCGCCCATGACCCGCTCATGACCTGCCGATGACCGCCCAGGACGTCGGCGACGCACGCCGTGACGAGCTGGACGCCGCCGTGGGAGAGTTCAACGCCTCGCGTCGCCGGCTGTTCGGCATCGCCTACCGCATGCTCGGCAGCGTCGCCGAGGCCGAGGACATCGTGCAGGAGGCGTGGCTGCGCTGGCAGCAGACCGACCGCTCCGACGTCCGCAACCCGGCCGCGTTCCTCACCACGGTGACGACGCGGCTGGCCCTCAACACGGTCGACTCCGCGCGCGTCCGGCGCGAGCAGTACGTCGGCCCGTGGCTGCCCGAGCCCGTCGACACCAGCGCCGACCCGAGCCTGGGCGCCGAGACGGCCGAGGCCCTCGAGCTGGCGGTGCTCCTGCTGCTCGAGCGGGTGCGGCCCGACCAGCGCGCCGCGTACGTCCTTCGCGAGGCCTTCGACTACCCCTACGACGAGATCGCGGAGATCCTCGACACCTCGCCGGCCAACGCGCGTCAGCTCGTGAGCCGCGCGCGCAAGCACGTGCGGTCCGAGCGCCGTGAGCCGGTCGAGGCCGGCGAGCACCGACGCCTCCTCTCCGCCTTCGTCGACGCGGCTCGCACGGGCGACCTGGCCGGGCTCGAGCGGGTGCTCGCGGCCGACGTCGTCAGCACCTCCGACGGCGCCGGGCTGGCACCGCGCGCGGCCCGGCGTCCGGTGGAGGGACGCGAGACCGTCGCGCGCTTCGTGGCCGGGTTCGCCGGCGACTGGTGGTCCGGCACCACGCTCACGTGGGTCGAGACCAACGGCCGCCCGTCGGTGCTCGTGCAGCGCGGCGAGGAGCGGCTGGCGCTGCTCACCGTCGCCGTCTCGCAAGGGGGCATCGAGCAGCTGCTGTGGGTCATGGCGCCGGCCAAGCTCACCGCCGTCGCGCCCTGACTGTCACAGCTGCGGGCGCCGCCCGGTCGGTCAGGTGTTATCACCCACCGAACCAGGAGGCATCTCATGCGGCTCGTCATCATCGGCGGAACCGGGCTCATCGGCTCGCAGGTCGTCCGCTTGCTCACCAACCAAGGTCACGAGGCGGTCGCCGCCTCACCGCGGAGCGGCGTCGACACGCTCACCGGCGCCGGACTGGCCGAGGCGTTCGCCGGCGCGGACGTCGTCGTCGACCTCACCAACTCGCCGTCGTTCGCCGACGACGACGTCATGAGCTTCTTCGTCACCTCGACGACGAACCAGCTGCGCGCCGAGCAGGCGGCCGGCGTGCGCCACCACGTCGCGCTCTCGGTGGTCGGCACCGGGCGGCTGCCCGACAGCGGGTACCTGCGCGCCAAGGCGGCCCAGGAGCGCCTCATCGCCGAGGCGGGCGTGCCATTCTCGATCGTCCACGCCACGCAGTTCTTCGAGTTCACGCGGGCGATCGCCGACGCGTCCACCGTCGACGGCCAGCTGCGGCTCGCTCCCGTGCACTACCAGCCGATGGCGTCGGCCGACGTCGCCTCCGCCGTGGCGCGGGTGGCCGTGGGCGACCCGCTCGGCGGCATCCTCGAGATCGGCGGCCCTGAGCGGGTGCGCATGGACGAGTTCATCCCGGCGGCGCTCGCGGCGGCCGGTGACCCCCGGCCGGTCGTGTCCGACGTCCACGCGACGTACTTCGGCACCGAGCTCGACGACGACAGCCTCGTGCCGGGCCCTGACGCCGAGCTCGGCACCCTCACCTACGACGTCTGGGCCAAGGCGTCGGCCTGACGGGGCCATCGCGCCTGGGGTGCGCGGACCCGGCGGCGGGAGCAGGATCAAGGGGTATCCCCACCAGAAGGAGACCTCACCTGTGAGCACTGTGCCCACGATCACCCTGAACGACGGCCGCCAGATCCCGCAGCTGGGCTTCGGCGTCTTCCAGATCGACCCGTCCGAGACGGCCGAGGCGACGGCCAAGGCGCTCGAGATCGGCTACCGCCACATCGACACCGCCGAGATGTACGGCAACGAGCAGGGGGTCGGCGAGGCGGTGCGGGCCAGTGGTCTCGACCGCGCCGACGTGTGGGTGACGAGCAAGCTCAACAACGGCTTCCACGAGCCCGACACCGCCCGGCGAGCGTT
It encodes:
- the galU gene encoding UTP--glucose-1-phosphate uridylyltransferase GalU, with product MTETTDASAAQSSPHQPGHPRLTKAVIPVAGLGTRFLPATKAIPKEMLPVVDKPAIQYVVEEAVGAGLNDVLMVTGRNKGALEDHFDRQWELEQALEAKGDRNRLERVQAATVLADVHYIRQGDPKGLGHAVLCAAQHVGDQPFAVLLGDDLIDPRDPLLTTMLQVQAERGGSVIALLEVPRDQVNLYGCAAIEGDADADGAVVKVTDLVEKPAPEEAPSNLALIGRYVLHPAVFDVLRRTKPGRGNEIQVTDALHELAGMPADEGGGVWGVVFRGRRYDTGDRLSYLKAVVQLGEEHEEFGAEFARWLRSR
- the glp gene encoding gephyrin-like molybdotransferase Glp: MISVDDHLQRCLAGVRPLEPIELGLLEAQDCVLAEDVVSPLDLPGFDNSAMDGYAVRVDDVAAASDDSPVTLPVVADIPAGSIDHLRLADGQAMRIMTGAPVPAGAEAVVPVEASDGGVRAVELRAGASSGQHVRRVGTDVRTGDVVLRAGVSLGPAQLALLAAVGRARVRVHARPRVVVLSTGSELVEPGTTPGFGQVVDSNGVMLTAAAIDAGARPYRVGLVRDEPGTFLQTLTDQLVRADVVVTTGGVSAGAYDTVKEVLRGLGTVWFGKVAMQPGMPQGFGTVGPDETPIFTLPGNPVSAYVSFEMFVRPAIRKMAGHRSLFRRSETAVALESWSAPRGKLQLARVELGTSDDGRRVARLAGGQGSYVLGGLARAGALAVVPEDVTRVEEGDEVQCLVLDRRAR
- the moaC gene encoding cyclic pyranopterin monophosphate synthase MoaC yields the protein MSEPPSRESGEAPRLTHVDERGVARMVDVSGKAVTAREASARGRVLLSADAVAALRDGTVPKGDALAVARIAGLQAAKLTPTLVPLAHPIAVHGVVVELDVADDGVDIAATVRTADRTGIEMEALTCVTVAALALVDMVKAVDKHARITDVRVTAKSGGRSGDWREEADAGEGAW
- a CDS encoding molybdenum cofactor biosynthesis protein B → MKAVVITASNRAAAGVYADRGGPILVEGLRELGFDVGDPVVVPDGDPVEQALRAAVADDVEVVLTTGGTGLTPGDLTPEVTRRVLDREAPGIAEAIRAYGVAGGVPTAMLSRGVAGFAGRTLLVNLPGSSGGCRDGLAVLRPVLVHAVEQVRGGDH
- a CDS encoding GNAT family N-acetyltransferase; translated protein: MSWPVTLSHGPVGLRPLRQRDLGRWRELRVANRQWLEPWEATPPDPTVPALSFRRMVRQLSQEARAGRALPFAITYQGEMVGQLSVAGVAWGSLCSGHIGYWVSRHVAGRGIAPTAVALATDYCLLTMGLHRIEINIRPENAASLRVVAKLGLRDEGLRRQYLHIDGAWRDHRSFAVTREELESGGLLARLADQPASG
- a CDS encoding cupin domain-containing protein; the protein is MPDLPRVVCADVPHLDLGAPATDALACADRELATHAGVSVGLWEAGPGVDTDIEVDELFVVLSGAGTVTFDDGSSVQLRPGALVRLHAGERTRWEITERLRKLYVA
- a CDS encoding VOC family protein, whose translation is MQMKLEVVPLPVSDVERSLAFYRDAVGFHLDHDVSPGNGMRVIQLTPPGSACSVVFGVGIDDGSVPPGSVRNLHLVVDDVEAARAPLAERGVDVSDVVDLGGVKYAFFADPDGNSWALQEISASAQRP
- a CDS encoding TIGR03086 family metal-binding protein — translated: MADDVALLESVLTKTEALISEVGPEQQLLRTPCPDLDVRHLVDHLVGWARECARRVTGQESSEDPNAYRSDDPAREFEQAAARLVSGLRETDQPAMPPGMLLMEFITHGWDLATATGEPVTYSDAEADTALATGRTMLRPDYRGDSFGPEVDPPDDATAVERLVAFLGRDPGWHATSD
- a CDS encoding RNA polymerase sigma-70 factor, producing MTAQDVGDARRDELDAAVGEFNASRRRLFGIAYRMLGSVAEAEDIVQEAWLRWQQTDRSDVRNPAAFLTTVTTRLALNTVDSARVRREQYVGPWLPEPVDTSADPSLGAETAEALELAVLLLLERVRPDQRAAYVLREAFDYPYDEIAEILDTSPANARQLVSRARKHVRSERREPVEAGEHRRLLSAFVDAARTGDLAGLERVLAADVVSTSDGAGLAPRAARRPVEGRETVARFVAGFAGDWWSGTTLTWVETNGRPSVLVQRGEERLALLTVAVSQGGIEQLLWVMAPAKLTAVAP
- a CDS encoding SDR family oxidoreductase, whose amino-acid sequence is MRLVIIGGTGLIGSQVVRLLTNQGHEAVAASPRSGVDTLTGAGLAEAFAGADVVVDLTNSPSFADDDVMSFFVTSTTNQLRAEQAAGVRHHVALSVVGTGRLPDSGYLRAKAAQERLIAEAGVPFSIVHATQFFEFTRAIADASTVDGQLRLAPVHYQPMASADVASAVARVAVGDPLGGILEIGGPERVRMDEFIPAALAAAGDPRPVVSDVHATYFGTELDDDSLVPGPDAELGTLTYDVWAKASA